Proteins encoded by one window of Aphidius gifuensis isolate YNYX2018 linkage group LG2, ASM1490517v1, whole genome shotgun sequence:
- the LOC122850434 gene encoding uncharacterized protein LOC122850434, with protein MTEFKRDIVRELHAPARRNFPRRKVDIRDKDETWQADLVDMIEHSSFSWAVELKSKTGKEVSAAMESIFKKGRVSMLKKYNVHMYSTFTHMKASIVERFNRTIKSKLYFEFSLQGTYKWVKILPKLIEQYNNTKHCTIKMAPAKVVGRV; from the exons ATGACTGAATTTAAAAGAGACATAGTGCGAGAGCTTCATGCACCAGCTCGCCGAAATTTTCCAAGACGTAAAGTTGATATTCGAGATAAGGATGAAACTTGGCAAGCTGATCTTGTTGACATGATTGAACACTCATCT ttcaGTTGGGCTGTTGAACTCAAAAGCAAGACCGGAAAAGAAGTATCAGCTGCAAtggaatcaatatttaaaaaaggacGAGTTT cgatgctaaaaaaatacaatgttcATATGTATTCAACTTTCACCCATATGAAAGCATCAATAGTTGAAAGATTTAATAGaacaattaaaagtaaattgtACTTTGAATTCAGTTTACAAGGTACTTATAAATGGGTTAAAATATTaccaaaattaattgaacaatataataatacaaaacattGCACAATCAAAATGGCACCAGCAAAAGTTGTTg GCAGAGTATAA